Proteins found in one Streptomyces sp. CB09001 genomic segment:
- a CDS encoding PPOX class F420-dependent oxidoreductase produces MSKPPLPPEAVELLRRPNPCVMATLRQDGAPVSTPTWYAWDDDGRVLINLDAGRVRLGHLRRDPRVTLTVLSGDEWYTHVTLIGRVAEMRDDEDLSGIDRLSRHYTGNPYPDRERPRVSAWIEVERWHGWGALKDSSQSG; encoded by the coding sequence ATGTCGAAGCCGCCGCTGCCGCCCGAGGCCGTCGAACTGCTGCGCCGCCCCAACCCCTGCGTCATGGCCACCCTCCGCCAGGACGGCGCCCCCGTCTCGACGCCCACCTGGTACGCGTGGGACGACGACGGCCGGGTGCTGATCAACCTCGACGCGGGCCGCGTGCGCCTGGGACACCTGCGCCGCGACCCGCGCGTCACCCTCACCGTCCTCTCGGGCGACGAGTGGTACACCCACGTCACCCTCATCGGCCGCGTCGCGGAGATGCGCGACGACGAGGACCTCTCCGGCATCGACCGTCTCTCCCGGCACTACACGGGCAACCCGTATCCGGACCGGGAGCGTCCCCGGGTCAGCGCCTGGATCGAGGTGGAGCGCTGGCACGGCTGGGGGGCGCTGAAGGACAGCTCCCAGTCCGGCTGA
- a CDS encoding BTAD domain-containing putative transcriptional regulator, with the protein MEAVTFGVLGAVTARRGPHALALKGPRHRAVLARLLLARRRVVPVARLVEDLWDAPPPRAVGAVRTFVGDLRRALEPDRPPRAPARLLVTEGPGYALRAAPETVDAWRFEAAVAEADRLPAAQAPERLRAALGEWRGPAYAEFGAADWARGERSRLTELRLRAVERRAELLVELGRAAEAVPDLDAHLTEHPWREDSWRLLALALYRTGRQADALAVLRRARALLAGRLGIDPGPRLRRLEAGILAQDPELDPPGEPADAAARLWARATEAYDRTVAAGSRARLESTVGLLRSLAVTGGGGLEAAREHRMTAVLAAEETGDAELTARVIGAYDVPANWTRSDDPELARRLVEAAERTLGALPKDPTTEAARCRLLATVALESRGVRGPRGPRAATEAEGIARRLDDPALLAFALNGVFMQSCTRAGLAPRRDAIGAELVALGTRHGLVNHEVLGRLIRLQARSARADFTAADEHATAVDRLAERHERPLVAVFTAWYLALRRAATADPSAGTHDSAEAAYRSAAARLDGAGMPGLQRGLLPLALLGLRLAHGRPAEVDPGADWGPYRPWAEPFALLAEGRGTEARNALRALTEPPPDLLYEALCCAEAALALALDDRPALRRTYDRLLPASGELAGAGSGLLTFGPVDGWLDAVRRALET; encoded by the coding sequence ATGGAAGCGGTCACGTTCGGTGTGCTCGGGGCGGTCACCGCACGGCGCGGCCCCCACGCGCTCGCCCTCAAGGGCCCCCGGCACCGGGCCGTGCTCGCCCGCCTGCTCCTGGCCCGGCGGCGGGTCGTCCCGGTCGCCCGCCTGGTCGAGGACCTGTGGGACGCGCCGCCGCCGCGGGCCGTGGGAGCGGTGCGCACCTTCGTCGGCGACCTGCGCCGCGCCCTGGAACCCGACCGCCCGCCGCGCGCCCCGGCCCGGCTGCTGGTCACCGAGGGACCGGGCTACGCCCTGCGCGCGGCGCCGGAGACCGTGGACGCGTGGCGCTTCGAGGCCGCCGTCGCGGAGGCGGACCGGCTGCCGGCCGCTCAGGCTCCCGAGCGGCTGCGGGCGGCCCTCGGGGAGTGGCGGGGACCCGCCTACGCCGAGTTCGGCGCGGCGGACTGGGCCCGCGGCGAACGCTCCCGCCTCACCGAGCTGCGGCTGCGTGCCGTCGAACGGCGCGCGGAACTGCTCGTGGAACTCGGGCGCGCCGCCGAGGCGGTCCCCGACCTGGACGCGCACCTCACCGAGCACCCCTGGCGCGAGGATTCCTGGCGCCTGCTCGCGCTCGCCCTGTACCGGACCGGGCGGCAGGCGGACGCCCTCGCCGTGCTGCGCCGGGCCCGCGCCCTGCTGGCCGGGCGGCTCGGCATCGACCCCGGCCCGCGGCTGCGCCGCCTGGAGGCCGGCATCCTCGCCCAGGACCCGGAACTGGACCCGCCCGGCGAACCGGCCGACGCGGCGGCCAGGCTCTGGGCCCGGGCCACCGAGGCGTACGACCGTACGGTCGCCGCCGGCTCCCGGGCCCGCCTGGAATCCACCGTCGGCCTGCTGCGGAGCCTCGCGGTCACCGGCGGCGGTGGTCTGGAGGCCGCCCGGGAGCACCGGATGACGGCGGTCCTGGCGGCGGAGGAGACGGGCGACGCGGAACTGACCGCCCGGGTGATCGGCGCCTACGACGTCCCCGCCAACTGGACCCGTAGCGACGACCCCGAACTGGCCCGGCGCCTCGTCGAGGCCGCCGAGCGCACTCTCGGCGCCCTGCCGAAGGACCCCACCACCGAGGCGGCACGCTGCCGTCTGCTGGCCACCGTCGCGCTGGAGTCGCGGGGCGTGCGCGGCCCGCGCGGGCCGCGGGCCGCCACCGAGGCCGAGGGCATCGCCCGACGCCTGGACGACCCCGCCCTGCTGGCTTTCGCCCTCAACGGCGTCTTCATGCAGTCCTGCACCCGCGCCGGACTGGCGCCGCGCCGGGACGCGATCGGCGCCGAACTCGTCGCCCTCGGCACCCGGCACGGCCTGGTCAACCACGAGGTGCTGGGCCGTCTGATCCGGCTCCAGGCCCGCTCGGCGCGCGCCGATTTCACGGCCGCCGACGAGCACGCGACCGCTGTGGACCGCCTCGCCGAACGGCACGAGCGACCCCTCGTGGCCGTCTTCACCGCCTGGTACCTGGCCCTGCGCCGGGCCGCCACCGCCGACCCCTCGGCCGGTACCCACGACAGCGCCGAGGCCGCCTACCGCTCGGCCGCCGCGCGACTCGACGGCGCGGGGATGCCCGGTCTGCAACGCGGACTGCTGCCGCTCGCCCTGCTCGGCCTGCGCCTGGCCCACGGCCGGCCCGCGGAGGTGGACCCGGGCGCGGACTGGGGACCGTACCGGCCCTGGGCCGAGCCCTTCGCCCTGCTGGCCGAGGGCCGGGGCACCGAGGCCCGAAACGCCCTGCGGGCCCTGACCGAACCGCCGCCCGACCTCCTCTACGAGGCGCTGTGCTGCGCCGAGGCCGCGCTGGCCCTCGCCCTCGACGACCGCCCGGCCCTGCGGCGGACCTACGACAGGCTGCTGCCCGCGTCCGGTGAACTCGCGGGCGCGGGCAGCGGGCTGCTCACCTTCGGGCCGGTCGACGGCTGGCTCGACGCCGTCCGCCGGGCCCTGGAGACGTGA
- a CDS encoding PPC domain-containing DNA-binding protein gives MKWQQVQDGPSAVYVVVLDRGEDAVAELTDFARDRSLGASQVTAVGAFSRAVVGWFDRQAKDYRHIPVREQCEVLSLIGDIAVADDGPTPHLHAVLGLSDGSTRGGHLLSGRVWPTLEVVVRDSPAELARTHRPDIGLALIDPG, from the coding sequence ATGAAGTGGCAGCAGGTCCAGGACGGTCCGTCCGCCGTGTACGTGGTGGTGCTCGACCGGGGCGAGGACGCGGTCGCCGAGCTGACCGACTTCGCCCGCGACCGGTCGCTGGGGGCCTCCCAGGTGACCGCCGTGGGCGCCTTCTCCCGGGCGGTCGTCGGCTGGTTCGACCGGCAGGCCAAGGACTACCGGCACATCCCGGTGCGGGAGCAGTGCGAGGTGCTGTCCCTCATCGGGGACATCGCCGTCGCCGACGACGGACCCACCCCGCACCTGCACGCCGTACTGGGCCTGTCCGACGGCTCCACCCGCGGCGGCCACCTGCTGTCCGGCCGGGTCTGGCCGACGCTGGAGGTCGTCGTCCGGGACAGCCCGGCGGAGCTGGCCAGGACCCACCGTCCCGACATCGGGCTGGCCCTGATCGACCCCGGCTGA
- a CDS encoding winged helix-turn-helix domain-containing protein, which translates to MPEAPSPAPTGDELLKVLSALGNPHRMRIVAALLESRNYVSALARLIGMGRPLLHMHLQRLEAAGLVAGTLEVAEDGKTVKYYDVTPFCYELTPRVVAQAAATITDTTETDRTAGRSAKEEAK; encoded by the coding sequence ATGCCCGAGGCCCCATCTCCGGCACCGACCGGTGACGAGTTGCTCAAGGTGCTCTCCGCGCTCGGCAATCCGCACCGCATGCGGATCGTCGCGGCGCTCCTGGAGAGCCGGAACTACGTCAGCGCACTGGCCCGCCTGATCGGCATGGGCCGTCCGCTGCTGCACATGCACCTGCAGCGGCTGGAGGCCGCGGGCCTGGTCGCCGGCACGCTCGAGGTCGCGGAGGACGGCAAGACGGTGAAGTACTACGACGTCACCCCGTTCTGCTACGAGCTCACCCCGCGGGTCGTCGCGCAGGCGGCCGCGACGATCACCGACACCACCGAGACCGACCGGACCGCCGGCCGGAGTGCGAAAGAGGAAGCGAAGTGA
- a CDS encoding helix-turn-helix transcriptional regulator, giving the protein MTATEFGRALRLRRDRVSPEAAGLPAGGHRRAAGLRREELALLAGVSVDYVTRLEQGRAANPSAQVVEALVRALRLPAEERAHLFRLAGLAPPGPESVPGYIPPSVHRLLDRLAGTPVAVYDAMWTLLLANPPYAALMGDPSEWQGPERNGVWRNFVGPESRARYTPDERRSFESALVADLRATAARYPADRRLGRLVAELRARSERFAELWRADAVGRHEAARKTIDHPRVGPVVLDCDVLGVAGSDLRIMVYTAEPDTADAERLALLTVLGTQELVE; this is encoded by the coding sequence ATGACGGCTACGGAGTTCGGGCGGGCGCTGCGGCTGCGCAGGGACCGGGTCTCCCCCGAGGCGGCGGGGCTGCCCGCGGGCGGGCACCGGCGGGCGGCGGGACTGCGGCGCGAGGAGCTGGCCCTGCTGGCCGGCGTCTCCGTCGACTACGTCACCCGCCTCGAACAGGGCCGGGCGGCCAACCCGTCGGCTCAGGTCGTCGAGGCTCTCGTACGGGCACTGCGGCTGCCGGCCGAGGAACGCGCGCATCTGTTCCGGCTGGCCGGGCTGGCGCCGCCGGGTCCCGAGAGCGTCCCGGGGTACATCCCGCCGAGCGTCCACCGGCTCCTCGACCGGCTGGCGGGCACCCCGGTCGCCGTGTACGACGCGATGTGGACACTGCTGCTGGCCAACCCGCCCTACGCGGCGCTGATGGGCGATCCGTCCGAGTGGCAGGGCCCGGAGCGCAACGGGGTGTGGCGCAACTTCGTCGGGCCGGAGAGCCGGGCCCGGTACACGCCCGACGAACGCCGGTCCTTCGAGTCGGCGCTCGTCGCGGACCTGCGCGCCACCGCGGCCCGCTATCCCGCCGACCGGCGGCTCGGCCGGCTGGTCGCGGAGCTGCGCGCCCGCAGCGAGCGGTTCGCCGAGCTGTGGCGGGCGGACGCGGTCGGCCGGCACGAGGCGGCGCGCAAGACCATCGACCATCCGCGGGTGGGTCCGGTCGTCCTGGACTGCGACGTGCTCGGTGTGGCGGGCAGCGATCTGCGGATCATGGTCTACACGGCCGAACCGGACACCGCCGACGCGGAGCGGCTCGCCCTGCTCACGGTCCTGGGCACCCAGGAGCTGGTGGAGTAG
- a CDS encoding CBS domain-containing protein, translating to MTRRIRDVMSPAAVAVEPMTTVARAARLMREEDVGDVLVTYDCDLFGVLTDRDIVLRSVADGRDPDATTVGAVCTPPPVVTLEPDDTTDRAAELMRRHAVRRLPVVEHGGVPVGVVTLGDLAASDDPDSALADISRAAPGHS from the coding sequence ATGACACGGCGCATCCGAGACGTGATGTCACCGGCCGCGGTGGCCGTGGAGCCCATGACGACGGTGGCCCGGGCGGCCCGGCTGATGCGCGAGGAGGACGTGGGCGACGTCCTGGTGACCTACGACTGCGACCTGTTCGGCGTGCTCACCGACCGCGACATCGTGCTGCGCAGCGTCGCCGACGGACGGGACCCCGACGCCACCACCGTCGGCGCGGTGTGCACGCCCCCGCCGGTCGTCACCCTCGAACCCGACGACACCACCGACCGCGCCGCCGAGCTGATGCGCCGCCACGCCGTGCGCAGGCTCCCGGTCGTCGAGCACGGCGGTGTCCCGGTCGGCGTGGTCACCCTGGGCGACCTCGCCGCCAGCGACGACCCTGACTCCGCGCTCGCGGACATCAGCCGGGCCGCACCCGGCCACTCATGA
- a CDS encoding VOC family protein, translated as MSVEFNHTIVLSHDREKSAHFLAGILGLEVGEPAGMFLPVTTANGVTLDFATVDLDIPVQHYAFLVSEDEFDGVLARLVEGGTPIQADPHGRHPRRINRNDGGRGVYFTDPSGHGMEAFTRPYGSDPTSPLNGVTEDVPGAC; from the coding sequence GTGTCAGTCGAGTTCAACCACACCATCGTTCTGTCCCACGACCGGGAGAAGTCCGCCCACTTCCTCGCCGGAATCCTCGGTCTCGAGGTCGGCGAACCGGCCGGAATGTTCCTGCCCGTGACGACCGCCAACGGCGTCACCCTCGATTTCGCCACCGTCGACCTCGACATCCCCGTGCAGCATTACGCGTTCCTCGTCTCCGAGGACGAGTTCGACGGCGTCCTCGCCCGGCTCGTCGAGGGCGGGACGCCCATCCAGGCCGACCCGCACGGCCGGCACCCGCGCCGGATCAACCGCAACGACGGCGGCCGGGGCGTGTACTTCACCGACCCGTCCGGGCACGGCATGGAGGCCTTCACCCGCCCCTACGGCAGTGACCCGACCTCGCCGCTGAACGGCGTAACCGAGGACGTGCCCGGGGCCTGCTGA
- a CDS encoding TerC/Alx family metal homeostasis membrane protein has product MNVTLSVWLLTVAGLCVLVAADFFIGRKPHDVSLREAGIWTAVWVVLACLFGVGLLVFGGGGPGGEFFAGYLTEKSLSVDNLFVFVLIMAKFAVPSQYQQRVLMVGVLVALVLRAAFIAAGAAIISAFSWVFYVFGAFLIWTAWKLVQDARKGGHEQEEYEENKLLKSIERRFGVADRYHGTRLWAEDNGRRVMTPMLVVMLAIGFTDILFALDSIPAIYGLTQDPYIVFTANAFALMGLRQLYFLIGGLLKKLVHLSYGLSVILGFIGVKLVLHALHESGVHVPEIGIPFSLGFIVLVLAVTTATSLWTTRRQERA; this is encoded by the coding sequence GTGAACGTCACCCTCAGCGTCTGGCTGCTGACCGTCGCGGGCCTGTGCGTCCTCGTCGCCGCCGACTTCTTCATCGGTCGCAAGCCGCACGACGTGTCCCTGAGGGAGGCCGGGATCTGGACGGCCGTCTGGGTGGTCCTGGCCTGTCTGTTCGGCGTGGGGCTGCTCGTGTTCGGCGGCGGCGGGCCGGGCGGGGAGTTCTTCGCCGGGTACCTCACCGAGAAGTCCCTCAGCGTCGACAACCTCTTCGTCTTCGTCCTGATCATGGCGAAGTTCGCGGTGCCCTCGCAGTACCAGCAGCGGGTGCTGATGGTCGGCGTCCTGGTGGCGCTGGTGCTGCGCGCCGCCTTCATCGCGGCCGGCGCGGCGATCATCTCCGCCTTCTCCTGGGTCTTCTACGTCTTCGGCGCCTTCCTGATCTGGACCGCCTGGAAGCTCGTCCAGGACGCCCGCAAGGGCGGGCACGAGCAGGAGGAGTACGAGGAGAACAAGCTGCTGAAGTCGATCGAGCGCCGCTTCGGCGTCGCCGACCGCTACCACGGCACCCGGCTGTGGGCGGAGGACAACGGCAGGCGGGTCATGACCCCGATGCTGGTCGTGATGCTCGCCATCGGCTTCACCGACATCCTCTTCGCCCTGGACTCCATCCCCGCCATCTACGGGCTCACCCAGGACCCGTACATCGTGTTCACGGCCAACGCGTTCGCCCTGATGGGCCTCAGGCAGCTGTACTTCCTCATCGGCGGCCTGCTGAAGAAGCTGGTGCACCTCTCCTACGGCCTGTCGGTCATCCTCGGCTTCATCGGCGTCAAGCTGGTGCTGCACGCCCTGCACGAGTCCGGCGTCCACGTGCCCGAGATCGGCATCCCCTTCTCGCTCGGGTTCATCGTGCTCGTCCTCGCGGTCACCACGGCGACCAGCCTGTGGACCACGCGGCGGCAGGAGCGGGCATGA
- a CDS encoding NAD(P)-dependent oxidoreductase, with protein sequence MTDQLTVSVLGTGIMGAPMARNLARAGHAVRVWNRSRDKAEPLAADGAHVADSPEEAVRGADVVLTMLYDGPAALDVMRRAEPGLRPGTVWVQSTTAGVDAVADLAAYAHERGLVFFDAPVLGTRQPAEAGQLLVLAAGPSKARDSVAPVFDAVGSRTVWTGEDGAAGSATRLKLVANSWVLAATNAVGEVLALAKALGVDPDGFFDAIAGGPLDMGYLRAKAGLIRDGALTPAQFAVATAEKDARLIVEAGEANGVRLDLAAAGADRFARAAAQGHGDEDMAAAYFASFEEKATD encoded by the coding sequence ATGACCGACCAGCTCACCGTGAGCGTCCTGGGCACCGGCATCATGGGTGCCCCGATGGCCCGCAACCTCGCCCGCGCCGGACACGCCGTCCGCGTCTGGAACCGCAGCCGGGACAAGGCCGAGCCGCTGGCCGCCGACGGCGCGCACGTCGCGGACAGCCCGGAGGAGGCCGTACGGGGCGCCGACGTCGTCCTCACGATGCTGTACGACGGCCCGGCCGCCCTCGACGTCATGCGGCGGGCCGAGCCCGGCCTGCGTCCCGGCACCGTGTGGGTACAGTCCACCACCGCGGGCGTCGACGCGGTCGCCGACCTGGCCGCCTACGCCCACGAGCGGGGTCTCGTCTTCTTCGACGCGCCCGTGCTCGGCACCCGGCAGCCGGCCGAGGCCGGTCAGTTGCTGGTGCTGGCGGCGGGTCCGAGCAAGGCGCGGGACTCCGTGGCCCCCGTGTTCGACGCGGTCGGTTCGCGCACCGTGTGGACCGGCGAGGACGGCGCGGCCGGCAGCGCCACCCGGCTGAAGCTGGTGGCCAACAGCTGGGTCCTCGCCGCCACGAACGCGGTCGGCGAGGTCCTGGCGCTCGCCAAGGCACTGGGCGTGGACCCGGACGGCTTCTTCGACGCCATCGCCGGTGGTCCGCTCGACATGGGCTACCTGCGGGCCAAGGCCGGGCTGATCCGCGACGGCGCGCTGACGCCGGCCCAGTTCGCCGTCGCCACCGCCGAGAAGGACGCCCGCCTGATCGTCGAGGCCGGCGAGGCGAACGGCGTCCGGCTGGACCTCGCCGCGGCCGGTGCGGATCGCTTCGCCCGGGCCGCCGCCCAGGGACACGGCGACGAGGACATGGCGGCGGCCTACTTCGCCAGTTTCGAGGAGAAGGCGACCGACTGA
- a CDS encoding sigma-70 family RNA polymerase sigma factor, producing the protein MAPTAGTPAARTREDRRATTRTARLRTRIPEPDEEPDLLGQYLTQIGATPLLTAEDEVRLATRIEAGVRAREELETADTGERAPAPGRRRTLEETVHDGQEAKDHMVRANLRLVVSMAKRHAHRGLPLLDVIQEGNLGLIRAVEKFDHTKGFKFSTYATWWIRQAIERGLATHARTVRLPVHVVEQLQKLAKVERKLRAGLDREPTTEEVAAESGIDVDKVVRLRRVGRDAVSLDTPVDETGDTVVGDLIPDTEVLRAPEVAEFQALAAELREAVGTLAPRESLILSLRYGLHDGRPRTLQQVARHVGLTRERVRQLEKASLAHLRAPEHRERLLDWAS; encoded by the coding sequence ATGGCGCCCACGGCAGGCACACCCGCGGCACGCACCCGGGAGGACCGTCGTGCCACCACCCGCACCGCGCGGCTGCGCACCCGGATCCCCGAACCCGACGAGGAACCCGACCTGCTCGGCCAGTACCTGACCCAGATCGGGGCCACGCCCCTGCTGACCGCCGAGGACGAGGTACGGCTCGCCACCCGCATCGAGGCGGGCGTCCGGGCCAGGGAGGAACTGGAAACCGCCGACACCGGCGAGCGCGCTCCCGCGCCCGGGCGCCGCCGCACGCTGGAGGAGACCGTCCACGACGGCCAGGAGGCCAAGGACCACATGGTGCGGGCCAATCTGCGGCTCGTCGTGTCGATGGCCAAACGCCATGCCCACCGCGGACTGCCGCTCCTCGACGTCATCCAGGAGGGCAACCTCGGACTGATCCGGGCGGTGGAGAAGTTCGACCACACCAAGGGCTTCAAGTTCTCCACGTACGCCACCTGGTGGATCCGTCAGGCCATCGAACGGGGCCTGGCCACCCACGCGCGCACGGTACGGCTGCCGGTCCACGTCGTGGAGCAGCTCCAGAAGCTCGCCAAGGTCGAACGCAAGCTCCGCGCGGGCCTCGACCGGGAGCCGACCACCGAGGAGGTCGCCGCCGAGAGCGGCATCGACGTGGACAAGGTCGTCCGGCTGCGCCGGGTCGGACGGGACGCGGTCAGCCTGGACACCCCCGTGGACGAGACCGGCGACACCGTCGTCGGCGACCTCATCCCCGACACCGAGGTGCTGCGCGCCCCGGAGGTCGCCGAATTCCAGGCGCTCGCCGCGGAGTTGCGGGAGGCCGTCGGCACCCTCGCACCCCGTGAGTCCCTGATCCTCAGCCTCCGCTACGGACTGCACGACGGCCGCCCCCGCACCCTGCAACAGGTCGCCCGGCACGTGGGCCTCACCCGCGAACGCGTCCGCCAGCTGGAAAAGGCCTCGCTCGCCCACCTGCGCGCCCCCGAGCACCGGGAACGCCTCCTCGACTGGGCGAGCTGA
- a CDS encoding MFS transporter, translating into MSGVTESGVVESDVVDGGSLGRGFGWLWGAYAVSAFGTRLAFDAFPLIAVMVLDAGPAQVAALSAAGLAVGAVVAVPLGPWVEFRRKRPVMIATDLLRCAVLLSVPLAYAFGRLGFAQLLVVSVVVAAADITFRAAAGSCLKALVRGPALLRANGRLEATTWTAAVLGPPVGGAAIGLFGPVVTVAADAVSYLLSALGIRAIGGREPHPRRAAASRLRAGDLLDGWRFVLASPALRPLFLNTVLVNGLIMATAPLLAVLMLGDLGFSPWQYSLAFAVPCVGGLVGSRLAGPLVARFGEHRVLVTSGVLRVCWPVGLAFVGPGTGGLVLVMAVEFGLITSVGVYNPVYATRRLELTPADRVARTLSAWTVSGKLTTAALTGLWGLLAGLTGTRTAVALAGVLLLATPLLLPRRTPSSAPSPSRPTADG; encoded by the coding sequence ATGTCGGGCGTGACGGAGTCGGGTGTGGTCGAGTCGGACGTGGTGGACGGCGGGTCGTTGGGGCGGGGGTTCGGATGGCTGTGGGGTGCGTACGCGGTCAGCGCGTTCGGCACGCGGCTCGCTTTCGACGCCTTTCCGTTGATCGCGGTCATGGTGCTGGACGCCGGTCCGGCACAGGTGGCGGCGCTCTCGGCGGCCGGCCTCGCGGTGGGCGCGGTGGTGGCCGTGCCGCTCGGGCCCTGGGTGGAGTTCCGCCGCAAGCGGCCGGTGATGATCGCGACGGACCTGCTGCGGTGCGCGGTGCTGCTGAGCGTGCCGCTCGCGTACGCCTTCGGCCGGCTCGGCTTCGCCCAGCTGCTGGTCGTGTCGGTCGTCGTCGCCGCGGCCGACATCACGTTCAGGGCCGCCGCCGGTTCCTGTCTCAAGGCACTGGTGCGAGGGCCGGCCCTGCTGCGGGCCAACGGCCGCCTCGAGGCGACGACCTGGACCGCGGCCGTGCTCGGACCCCCGGTCGGCGGGGCCGCGATCGGGCTCTTCGGCCCGGTGGTGACGGTGGCGGCCGACGCGGTCAGCTATCTCCTCTCGGCGCTGGGCATCCGCGCGATCGGGGGCCGGGAACCGCACCCGCGGCGCGCGGCGGCGAGCCGGTTGCGGGCCGGTGACCTGCTGGACGGCTGGCGGTTCGTGCTCGCCTCACCGGCTCTGCGTCCGCTGTTCCTCAACACGGTCCTCGTCAACGGGCTGATCATGGCGACGGCACCGTTGCTGGCCGTGCTCATGCTGGGCGACCTGGGCTTCTCGCCCTGGCAGTACTCGCTCGCCTTCGCCGTGCCGTGTGTCGGCGGGCTGGTCGGCTCGCGGCTGGCCGGACCGCTCGTGGCACGCTTCGGGGAGCACCGGGTGCTGGTGACCAGTGGCGTGCTGCGCGTGTGCTGGCCCGTCGGGCTGGCCTTCGTCGGTCCGGGAACCGGGGGGCTGGTGCTGGTGATGGCGGTCGAGTTCGGACTGATCACCTCCGTGGGCGTGTACAACCCGGTGTACGCCACCCGTCGGCTGGAGTTGACGCCCGCGGACCGGGTGGCGCGCACCCTGTCGGCCTGGACGGTCAGCGGGAAGCTGACGACCGCGGCGCTGACGGGGTTGTGGGGCCTGCTGGCGGGCCTGACCGGGACGCGTACGGCGGTCGCGCTCGCGGGCGTGCTGCTCCTGGCGACCCCGCTCCTGCTGCCGCGGCGGACTCCCTCGTCCGCTCCCTCCCCGTCCCGGCCCACCGCTGACGGCTGA
- a CDS encoding DUF6343 family protein → MSEPVQARSALRLRLLLSAVFLPLFLAGAVCFGVWAADTAPGDSPGRGMLVVVAVVCAALALLAAADLLVVVRRLRSGRGTGTL, encoded by the coding sequence ATGAGCGAACCGGTCCAGGCGCGGAGCGCCCTGCGGCTGAGACTGCTGCTGTCGGCGGTCTTCCTGCCGCTCTTCCTCGCGGGGGCGGTGTGCTTCGGCGTGTGGGCCGCGGACACCGCCCCCGGCGACAGCCCCGGGCGCGGCATGCTCGTGGTCGTCGCCGTGGTGTGCGCGGCGCTCGCGCTGCTGGCGGCGGCCGACCTGCTGGTGGTGGTCCGCCGGCTGAGAAGCGGACGCGGGACCGGAACCCTGTGA
- a CDS encoding alpha/beta hydrolase, whose translation MTTLTTTVEPAIPGFTHERVTATDGVGLHVAVGGTGSPVVLLHGFPQTHLMWRHVAADLAADHTVICPDLRGYGASDKPADPDGTAYAKRAMAADVVALARELGYERFALAGHDRGALVAVRAGLDHPDAVTHLAALDVLPTLDMWDVLHGTTAAVGFHLYLMAQPPGLPEQLIGAAPEAFFGHFLDVWTRDPDALPADVRAAYLKASREAVPSIVADYRASAGIDVDHDRADRENGNRLRMPVTVLQQDWGAALGYDAAALWRAWAPDLRHETVGSGHFMAEEAPDEVAGALRELLTR comes from the coding sequence ATGACCACCCTGACCACCACCGTGGAACCGGCCATTCCCGGCTTCACCCACGAACGGGTGACGGCCACCGACGGCGTCGGCCTGCACGTGGCCGTCGGCGGCACGGGCAGCCCGGTCGTGCTGCTGCACGGCTTCCCCCAGACCCACCTGATGTGGCGGCACGTCGCCGCCGACCTGGCGGCCGACCACACGGTCATCTGCCCCGACCTGCGCGGCTACGGTGCCAGCGACAAGCCCGCCGACCCGGACGGCACCGCGTACGCCAAGCGGGCCATGGCGGCCGACGTGGTCGCCCTGGCCCGGGAGCTGGGGTACGAGCGGTTCGCGCTGGCGGGTCACGACCGGGGCGCGCTGGTCGCGGTGCGCGCCGGGCTCGACCACCCCGACGCGGTGACGCACCTGGCCGCGCTGGACGTGCTGCCGACGCTGGACATGTGGGACGTCCTGCACGGCACGACGGCGGCGGTGGGCTTCCACCTGTATCTGATGGCGCAGCCGCCCGGGCTGCCGGAGCAGCTGATCGGCGCCGCGCCGGAGGCGTTCTTCGGTCACTTCCTCGACGTGTGGACCCGGGACCCGGACGCCCTGCCCGCCGACGTCCGCGCCGCCTACCTCAAGGCGTCCCGCGAGGCGGTGCCCTCCATCGTGGCCGACTACCGGGCCTCGGCCGGTATCGACGTGGACCACGACCGGGCGGACCGGGAGAACGGCAACCGGCTGCGGATGCCGGTGACCGTGCTCCAGCAGGACTGGGGTGCCGCTCTCGGGTACGACGCCGCCGCGTTGTGGCGGGCGTGGGCCCCCGACCTGCGGCACGAGACCGTCGGCAGCGGGCACTTCATGGCGGAGGAGGCGCCGGACGAGGTCGCCGGGGCGCTGCGCGAGCTGCTCACCCGGTAG